Below is a genomic region from Triticum dicoccoides isolate Atlit2015 ecotype Zavitan chromosome 5A, WEW_v2.0, whole genome shotgun sequence.
caattttataaaaatgatttagtgctaaaaactaaatcaaaacaaatggcagaaaaagaaaaatagaaaacaaaatggGAAAGACAGaggacttacctggcagcccaacaCTGCCGGCCCAAGTGACATACGTCCCCTACCTCTTGCCAGAAGGCAGGGGCGCATGGTCGCCGCACGCACGCCCACagctcgccacctcctgcttctgtcgCGCCCACGTTCTCTGTTCTCCCTCTTtccctccctcgctctctcccatcGATGGCGACGCAGCCATGGTAGCGTCGCCATGAACCACCGCACTCCCCGCCATCCCCTTGCCCAACTGTCATGTTTGAGATCTCCACCACAACGTCCTCCTCGTCCAcgacgagccacgcaagccgggacaCCCCACAGCACCGCCATCggcatcgtcttcaagcttcgtcATCGGCGCCCATCTCCGTCGATTCGCTGGCCATAGCATGTCCCCGGCCTTGCCGTCGCCTCTACTGGAACCCCGTTAGCCACTTCCCATCTCCCCTCTGTCTCATCCGTCGTTCCCGCGTCGTAGCCGTGCTAGACGACATGCCCGTGAGCTTCACGTCACCGACCATGTCGCCGATGATGCTAGAGCTCGAACTAGCCGACCTAGAGCGTCTCATTATGTTCCTGGTGACTCCAGGAGTCTGGCGAGCCCTTCGGTGAGCTCCCCCGTGCCCTGTAGCCCTGCGCCACTCAAGGCCGTAGCCCGACAGCTGCCGTGAACTCGTTTCCGACGAGCTTCGGTGCCCCCGCACCCAGCCACCTGCTCCCGTGGAAGCGCACGTGCTCGCGCTACCTCCTGGTGGCCTCAGCCGCCGCTCCCATAGCCTATAGCGAGGACACTGTCGTGCCtcgtggtcgccggcgacgacctcgccggcaTGTGCCATCGTCATGTGGGTTCGGCCGGTCAGGTCATCAACTTAGGGCTAATGACCATCTAATTAAACCTCAGTCACACTGACTGTGGGCCCAGGCGCCCTAATATATTCTATTAGGATTAAGTAAAACGGTGTTTAACACAGTGTctatgacatatgggtcccactcgtcaggtttgactctggtcagtgttgttgacttgctgacacaagcatgatgcagtgctgacgtCAAAATATCATTTCTGGACTATTTCTATTTTAGAAATATTTGGAAATTCCATAGATTTagcaaaagttcaaaaaaattatagaaaattaaacataGCTCAGATTGAATTTATATGTGAAAAATATCAGAAacattcaatctatccatatgtaccattttcatgcatgataaaggaACTTATACctgttgtataagtgaaaacacaGAAGTGgcaaatggacttcatccaaattgaatgctagatgcattagctcaaaccatatcATATCTacttgtcatgatcatgcatcattttgttgcatatgTTGTGTATTGATTGTCTTCGGTACTGCCCTTCTcaattagggatggcaatgggtcgggtttggggcgggtggagctggtccaaatccaacccacgacccatcttcctaccctctgcccatgcaccaaattatccatggcacaacttgtgcccatgcccaaacccgctggatacccacatacccatggagctccatgggcatagaaattTCAGCGtgaagccttcccaaagatcaaattaactcaacatcattcactcacaaatgtcaacataagctacatgcataagtaggtaacaagtaatacgatgagtccttaagtgtgacatacgAGAGGTTAATTTTGCAGCATATAGCTTATGGCACCAGTTGCATATTGCCTGCCATTTCACATTAATTCATTCTTTCTACTGtcactggcatatggccccacatgtcatacgggtatccattggatatccatggagcacaaactataaccgTGCCCAACCCAGCTGTTCCTGGGTATCTATATCCACGGACCCATGGGCAaaaatgtgctccatacccttgcccaactgGGTCGGGtattcatgggtatccagatccatggatagAATTGCCATCCCTATTCTCAATAGGTTTTGCCTCTCCGAGTGtgatacttcttgagcttgtgttgatttttttccttgaagaggaaacggtgatgtagcaaagtatatataagtattttccctcagttaagaaccaaggtatcaacccagtaggaggtacaagcaagtccccaatagatgcacatgcacaaactaacaaacacttgcacataacacaaaaaaggggttgtcaatcccttcacggtctctagcaagagtgagatctgatagagataggtataaaagataagtaaaatgaaaaataaagtaaatataaataaattgcagcaagatatttttgggttttcggttttatagatctgaaaatatattatgagaaatagacctggggccatagttttcactagaggcttctctcttgaaagaacacatatcatgggtgaacaaattactgttgagcaattgatagaaaaatgcaaagttatgacgatatctaaggcaatgatcatgaatataggcatcacgtctgtgacaagtagaccgactccttcctgcatatactactattactccacacatcgaccgttatccagcatgcatctagtgttaagttaacaagaacagagtaacgccttaagcaagatgacatgatgtagagggatagatccaatcaatatggtaaaaaaacatctttttatccttaatggcaacaatacaaatacgtgcctcgctacccctactgtcactaggtgaggacaccgcaagattgaacccatcagaaagcacctctcccattgcaagaaaaaccaatctagttggccaaaccaaatcgatagatcagagagaaatacaaagctatcttaatcgtgcataaaagagttcaaagaagactcaaataatattcatagataatcttatcataaatccaaaattcatcgaatctcaaaaaatgcaccgcaaaagaatattatattgaatagatctccaagaacattgaggagaacattgtattgaagatcgaagagagagaagaagtcatctaactactaactatggacccgtaggtctgtggtaaactactcacacatcatcgaaagggcagcaaggttggtgtagaggccctccgtgatcgaatcctcctCTGGTAGAGtgtcagaaaaggccccaagatgggatctctaacagaagcttgcggcggcggaaaagtatttttggtgtgccccctAGCGtaaggggaatatttgggtatttatagagctgggaTTAGAGTTATGAGGTctgtgaggggcccacaagcctagggccgcgccctgagggcttgtggctccctcgtgggtcttctggcctcctcctgaagcttcatggttgtcttctggtccaggaaaaatcctcaaaaggtttcgttccgttaggtattgattttctgtaaaagacaaaaacaaaaaaaactgcaactggcactggacactaggttaataggttagtcctaaaaaatgatGCAAAACAGTGTATTAatccatataaaacatccaagatagataatataatagcatggaacagtaaaaaaatgtagatacgttggagatgtatcagagtgGCACCGACTACTTATTCAAGGAGTAGTGCTACCGTGTTGatattccaggcaagcaaacccccttggtaatttcgatacaatcccactctctttctcatgctctcttttattgcattagaacaacaacgctTCAACTATTACTTGTGTTGCGGTGGTTGAAcctattcctctgcatgacctgtcactgtcatagtaaatagttaaaacctcctagcatgattaggagttgcttgagccatgttgTGACTTCATccatgccatgcttgctattgcttagagttgtgttaggtctgattcatctagggatgaattggaatgttgtgatcatgttctgatgttgagagctaagtgtgtgaacacaatttggtaaatgtagcgatgagaggccatgtaggagtacatggtgggttgtcttattgggaccgtccttaagaactgagtcatgtgtatgttatccaagacagctactaccacacattgggctcaaaACCAATGACCCCTCCCAACTTATTAACCGccccgatctctgtccaggagttgcaactagtttctggtgtttgtaggtcatGCTATTTGTCTACCAAGTGGCACGCGGCTAGGTGGGCttaggacagactaggcaccgtgccacagtataccaagcatagatccatccgtagaggtgggcttgggaaccctacacacatcatttGGGTCGTGATGGAAACTTCGGCCGAACTTCCCTTGCGGGTTCAGCCTCAGATAGGCGATAGAcctagactagagtcttgcgtggttagtcaggttatggctgacaccctcgccgggcttccgcttgaatgttgccgagatacatgacgtgtatatggtggtaagtggtgagagcgtgtgtgaagaagtacatccctgcatggtaatgatctattcgaatagccgcatccgcgataTGGACTACTTGCGGACTTATATGGTCATAGACAACTCAaaatggatactttaaaatgcgcaagagaaGTGTGAGTGCAATGGATGACCTTCTCGTAGGAGACGAGAGAGAATCCATAGTTGTGTATTGTTGTGGTGGTTAATGGACTCGTGTGTGCTTTCTTGCCTCAAAGAAATTACTcgtagtcatagttcaggatagccactaagtcaaaccTGGCTtggtgtagttaaactccaccaccccctttgtactcatgttgcttaatttatgtttttgtagaagaGACTTCGGTCTCATTAGTAGTTCTACTTGGACTTcggcgagtagcttgttacctcagctacgatcttgtacccttgggagggtcttgtagatagtcaggcttctcagcctttttcatttgcagttgtatgtactcagacatgttatgcttctgttggttgtatgctttgaatgttgggtcatatgacccttgtttgtaatataatgctatgttggctcttctgggcctttatctatataagttattgagttatgttgtgatgacatgttgtacaacacatacttgcatgttatgcgtatgtgtaacgtgtattgctatgtgtggggttCGACACTTAGTTGTTTGCCtttggtagcctttcttatggggaaatgctccgtagtgcttccactaagccatagtagttcgctactgctccgaaacactgggATTGGCCGGCATGTATCATTCtttgatcctgtgtctgtcccttcgggaaaatgtcacgcgttgttcctttaagtccttgtagcttgctacgatttgggttcatacgttgatgaccaccacgttcattgctgggttacGTATGTCTGTCCCTGTACGACTGTGCCACCTTGGTTCACGACTATTCATGTTGACCCGGTTCTTTGTCATATGAATACTAGCGGCACAATCATATACattagccaaaagacgcaaacagtCCCGGCCAAGGTAAAGGCGGCAGCCCTGGGTTGCCGTAcgtgaggccgtaaagtgatatgatgtgttacatgctagattagtgtgacttaggatcagggtcccgaCAAAGATGACATTTTTTATATTAAAAGATGTCTTCTTTAGGTAGATTTCATTTTTATTCTAATAACATGTTTTTTTACCTAAATAACATGGCAGTTTCCATATAAAAAGAAAAAACTAGAGAACTTTGCTACAGCTACGGGCAGTTTTCACAGAAAGTTGTTACGGAGATGAGGTGGAGGACTTAGGATTTACCACGATTTGGGTACCACAAGTCCACAACTTAATTCACGGGTTGAGCCTCAATGAGATTCCCGTAACTTCGGTATGTATGCTGGTTACTGTAAGTCTAGCATTTTTATTTGCCCATTGTCATATAAACTTCTTTCCTTTACTTAAAAAAACAAGAACTTATTAGTTTAGAGTgaaatactccctctataaacaaatataagacgtCAGAGGAAGTACAAAGTTAGACTTCGACCAATGACACCCACCAATCCACGCATCCTGTCATCACCCTACTGGACCACCGACTGACGTCAACGAGTCACGATGCATCTCAACCAGAACAGGCAAGACCCATGGAAAACCCATCAGTAAACAAGGAAAAATGTCAAGGAAAAACTCATTCGAACTCCTCATTCAACATCCACATGTACAAGACCATCACAACAGCACGCTAACCGCATCTTTTACATCCATGGAAAACGAACTACTCTCCCAGTTGCTACACTAACGAATTCAATGGAAGCAAATGAGCTTCAAACAGCACGGAAAACAAGTCTGTTACGCTAGACTGATGACGTAACCGGCGCAACAAGCTAGTGAGGTTGCGCACTGTAACTCATCCAGTCAGCGGCAGTATGTGGAGGAGCCGCCGGGTGAACTCCGCCCACCGCACTACCGGGAAGAGACGAGAGTAGATGGAGAAAGGTTTCATCTCTTTCCGCCCTTCGATCTTTGAGCTATCAATCGAACCGCCTGCTTTCCAAGCTCTAAGTTCTCAGAGCTACCATTATCTAACTGAACACAAAGCATGCCGCTGATGACATTAGATACCACACCTTGATGCCTGCCAAAAAGAATGACATTTAGTACCTGTTGCTAATTCAACAACAAACAAAAGGACTGACAAAGCGTGGGAGACAATACTAAGATTCACAACACTAAATCACCCCTTTTTGCTGcccagcaaaaataatcaaaagatTGATGCTGGGCAATACTACCATGCAATGCAAGAGCAGATAATGGAAAGGGGGTAATGCATGGTTCAAAAAAAAAGAGCAGATAAAAGACTGGTAAAGAACAATAGCGAACTCAGATTACTTGGATTATATAGATAGATCCCCAGACCAAATCCATTTCTGATGGCAAAGTACCCGAGTTTCAGTAGATATGCTATGAACAACATTGATAACAAATAACTCAAAACATAAGACAAATATTTAACCAGCACAATACAACAAACATAAAAGATAACAAGAATTTAGGCAAGACGGAGCTCACCATTTGCCATCAGAAGCTAATTGGATCTCAATCCTCTTCCCAATTGCATCATTGCCCAACTTGCGCAGTATCCAGGTCGCATCCATTGCTTCGTCCCCTGTGCTCTGCCCATGCCTCTTGGATGGAGTACTGCCCTCTGAGCCATCCATCTTGTCTGTCGAAGGTCTTTTCCTCTTTGATCTCTGGCCTTTAGCAACATTTAAGTCCTCTTGCTGAGAAGCCCAGGTGGCTGGCTCCTCTGGTTGAGAAACCTGGGCACTTGGCTGCTCCAAATGTGGACGCTTAAATTTGAGTTTAAGCAACGAGGGCTTTAAGCTGTCAGGAGAGTTGTTGACAGGAAATGAAGCAGTGCCCTGGCTCTCTGTCAGCTGACTGGGAATAGGTTGCTTATGTCCAAATGATCTGCTTCTTGTTCCACTTTCACTTGCATTTTCCATCCCAGAAATTAGAGCACTGCTCCTTTTTCCAGTTGCATGCTTTTTGGAGGTGCCCAGATCTCCCAAAAGGCTACTTCTTTGCTGTACTCCTGTCTCTCCAACTAGTTTCATTACACTTTTTTCCTTTTTACTACTCTTCGAGCTTTTGAAGTGGCTTGTTACATCAATTTTCCCTCCTGAAATATATAGCAAAAGGTGACCAAGCCACTTCAATCTTCAACACAGAATCAAGGGAAGAAATCTGAAGTAAACTAAGAGAAAACTTGCAACAGCAAAAATCAAGCAACAGCTTAAGCATCTAACATTACAAAACAAGGGAAGCTAATAAATAAAAATCTACCTCCGTTCTAAAATACAGACATTTATGCACAGAGCCTCCAACACACAACTTTGACCGTCATTCTTTCATACAAatgtaaggaaataaaataaaaggcTGCAGAATTATGAAGTTTAATGGAATATATAATGGTATTATTTTCTTTAAACCAATAGTCAAAGTTAGAGAACGTTGACTGCATGCTTTATAGGacatcatctattttggaacagaggtagcATGACATATCAATACCAACAATGCAACTGCTCGGACAATAAGATGGGAAAATTATCAGGGGATGATGACGAGGTTACAGGAATATCAGCACTGCGAATTAGATTGCAGTATATGAACCATAGGTTTGGCAATGTCTTTCTGGAACTGCCATCTCAGGGGCGGATAATATGGGTATTTGGAGTGCACATACGGGTAAGGCTATGAACTCTGAAGCACTGGACGAACCCTACCTAAGAACCCAATCAGATACCTAGGTTGGAATGAGCAAACAGCTAATTGTTTTTAACAGAACGGCTAATATATATCATATGATTTCAAATTAAGCTTTTTTGGGAACCAGAATGAGTACTCCCTCCCCAATATGTTGGACGTATAAGTTTTGCAAGAATAACAAGGAGTCATAACAAATTTGTGGAATGTATTGCCCCAGTGTAATCATCTCATTCCAAATCGTGTGATGTCAGTTATTAGCACACCAAAAATAGTCGGTTCATCTCCTCAATCTCCGCTCGACAAATCACCATATCAAGAAATGCATACAACTCAATCTCCACTGGCAAACCGCGAATTTCTCTTTTAAGGGGTGGATCACATCACGGAGGGTTCTGATCCAAATTTTACGGAAACAAGTGTGAGCCATGCATGCACGGAAAGAAATCTCAGAAGGCTGAGCAGAGGGTATTTTCAGAACTAATGTCGCAAAATAACAAATACGCCTTACAAATTGGAGAATGGTGGATACACCCTACATATTCTGAGGGAGTACTAAGCAATTCAATATTACCAAATCAGGTAATATGTCTAGTAGTAAAAACATGACCGGATAGCCGGTTGGACCAGAAGAAGACAGAATAGGTGACCTTAGCTGTTTCTTAAGCTCCACGGACCGTCCCAACCACCGGACTGGTGAAAACCGGTCGAACCGGGTATCTTTGTGCAAACCAGGCAGCGGAACGGGTGGAGGCGAGAAAGATGTAATCCGTGCTGGATGATTCGAACCCAGGTCACCTAGGCACTAGGCCAAAGCCCAACCATGGCATATGATAACCAACTCACCTCAGGTCAGCTGTTGTTCAATAGAAGGAATTCTATTTTGCCTTTTTCTACTACTATATACTAtaatgttcaggatatcggtaactGGCACCATATCGGTCAGCTGTTGAGTAGGGATAAATAGCAAAGTTCAAAAAGCGCTAGGTGTAAATTATGTGTTTGACCACCTATTTGCGCCTTGATAGCTTATGCGCTGCTTAGGCGCGATTAGGAGTTCCGTACACGATCGCTAGTGTGAAGAAATAAGCAAGATGAGGTGACCTAGCCCATTAAAGCACCAGCCCACCTACACTTGTTCTTCTCTTATTAAAACCTCCTGTGTGTGCACAGTCGACAGAAATTTTAGGGATCCTCCTCATGCCACCTCTctacctcttcctctcccttgctgCACCCATGGCAACAAGCCAGCAAAGCTCGATTTCTCGCCGGAGAATCTCAACCCCTTGCAGGAATCGATCGATTTGTTGTCGGAGTGGTCAAATCCTGGGGAGGTCAAATCCTCGCCAGGGAGATTGATTTCTCGCCTGAGAAACGCAATTCCTCGACGGAGAAGGCTGATTTCTCGCCGGCCGCCTTTTTGAGCGCTTAGGGCCAAAGCGAGGCATTATGCCAACGCCCACCGCTTAAGCACGCTTAGGCAAGCGCCTaacagcgcttttttgaactacgaTAAATAGACGAATTGGCCAGTTAATCGGCCAATATATCAGCTAATCAGCTATTCGGTAACACACCGAATAGCAATTAACTGGCCAATATTTGGAACATTGAGTATATAATGGTCCGAATATCAAACTGGATGAACCAGCAGCCTGACTGGTTTGGTCACAAGTCCAGTTCTTAAATTTATGCCAATATGGCAACATATGTCAATTGAAAGGTTATCAGGAGAAATGCCACAAAATAGCTATAATTCCGTAGCTATCTATAGGAGACCTTTAGTAACGTCTCAAATTAGTAAATTACTAGTAGTTACTAGCACAGAAGTTTGTACATACATGCCAGATACAATATATCAAGCAAACTAAAAAGGTAAATGGCAAAGCAACACAAAATAAGGCACATACCATGCATCAAACCAAGCTCTTGCTCTTTATGAGAATTGGACATTTCAGACTTAGGAGAGCCACTTTTACTTTTGTGACGTGTTCCAAGATGAATAACCAACTTGGTACCTTTCCCTGTGTCACCCTTGGCATTATTTTCCTCACCTATATCTTTGAAATGCAGGCTCGGCACCTTACTGCCTTTGATTTTGACTTTTGGTATCATATCTGCACTGTTTGTTGCAGCTTTTGCAGATGTGGATTTCAGATCCTTCTCTGAACTTCGAGTTGAAGATAAAACAAACACATTCTCATTATTCTTGAAAGAATTCCTCTCATGATTAACATCTACAGTATGATCTCCCAAGTGACTACTCATTGATTTGACTTCATGCCTTCTCTCAAGAAATATCTCATTCGGATCAGCAACTGACTTATTACCTTGGTTGCCTTTTTTCTTGGAATGCTTCTTATTCGTCCCTGAGTTCTTAGGAACATTCTTTTCTTGTTCAGATTGATCTAATGGAGGCTTACTGCTGTTACTTTTGAAAGAGAATTTTAGTGTGTTTCTACCATCATTTTTCAATACTAATGCACCGAGTCTTTCATCGTCCGAGTTTGGACAAGGTGTTACATCTTCTAAAGAAGGCAGTCCAGCAGCAGCCCTTAAACTAACCATAAGATCATGATCAACAATGTTCCTCCTCTTCCAAAGCTCCCTAACTGCATCTTCTGCATCCCTGATCTGAAGAGAGCAAAAGGCGTGTAAGATAAcagagtattccctccgtcccaaaataagtatcgCTGATTTGGTACAAATTTTGTACTAATTTAGTACTAAATCagcaacacttattttggaatggagggagtgtaATACAGCGATGAGAAACCATGAAAGAATTATATATTACCTGGGAGCATTCACCACGGCATGATGCGCATGTATACTGGAGATTTTGGTCAGCTTGGAACTGCTGGTACTTTTCCTCGCTGCATAATTATATGGAAAGTCAGTAAAGCGTAGTACACCACAGAAGTGAAAATCTTGAAGTATCAAGGCACTAAACACTAGATTCAGAGAAGGCAACAAATATGAGTGGGTTAATTTAAACAAAATGAGGGGTTGACGTTCATACAGACCTGATGCCATCACATTCAATATGTACCCACTTTTCACAAACGTCGCAGCAAACCATAGGTATCACTTCAGAATCTCTATAAACCTGAAAAGGGGTGAACCAAGCAAAAGAAAAGGGTATCTCAGCAGAAGTTAGCATGGAAAAACTCCGCAACACATTATGGTGTATATGACCCAACATTGCTTATTACAGTACATTTTAAACTTAACAAATAAAATCTCAATAAGAAACTTTCAGCTATAGACAAACAGGATCCTCATTTTAAGGCCTCACGCATAGCATATGGTCACTATATTAGAAGAGAAAGAGCAGCTGGAGAGAAACAAAACATTTTCTAATACCCTGAAATTTAACAGGGCACATTATAAAATCGTTCTGTGTAGAAGGACAGTAGTCATGCCAAGAGAGAGTAGAAGGGAAGGAGCTACCTTCAAGCAAACTGGACAGTAGTTTCCTTTCACAAACAACCGCCCACAAGCATCACAGCATGTGTACCCCAAAAACCACCTGCGCACCAAAACTCGCAATGATGTATATAAGCACGACACATAAAGTGGCAAATACGTGATAAAAAGATC
It encodes:
- the LOC119300268 gene encoding uncharacterized protein LOC119300268, with translation MAFHVACPITCRRVCDCELGFGAARANKRTGAWAGVAAALEGFLADPWLLRPAGAGAGDAREPGTVQVEVPPLELPEEGEDEACRAAMQRQAAAAEDFARRLEGAYGSPEAEGDEDDSDREDQGNAAVKVMCRLCFSGENEGSSKAAKMVPCKLCNKKYHKKCVKNWGEHRDLFHWSSWICSSCRSCEVCRRPGDPNKLMFCKRCDGAYHCYCQQPSHKNVTHGPYLCPKHTRCHSCGSGVPGSGHSTRWFLGYTCCDACGRLFVKGNYCPVCLKVYRDSEVIPMVCCDVCEKWVHIECDGISEEKYQQFQADQNLQYTCASCRGECSQIRDAEDAVRELWKRRNIVDHDLMVSLRAAAGLPSLEDVTPCPNSDDERLGALVLKNDGRNTLKFSFKSNSSKPPLDQSEQEKNVPKNSGTNKKHSKKKGNQGNKSVADPNEIFLERRHEVKSMSSHLGDHTVDVNHERNSFKNNENVFVLSSTRSSEKDLKSTSAKAATNSADMIPKVKIKGSKVPSLHFKDIGEENNAKGDTGKGTKLVIHLGTRHKSKSGSPKSEMSNSHKEQELGLMHGGKIDVTSHFKSSKSSKKEKSVMKLVGETGVQQRSSLLGDLGTSKKHATGKRSSALISGMENASESGTRSRSFGHKQPIPSQLTESQGTASFPVNNSPDSLKPSLLKLKFKRPHLEQPSAQVSQPEEPATWASQQEDLNVAKGQRSKRKRPSTDKMDGSEGSTPSKRHGQSTGDEAMDATWILRKLGNDAIGKRIEIQLASDGKWHQGVVSNVISGMLCVQLDNGSSENLELGKQAVRLIAQRSKGGKR